In the genome of Sphingobium sp. CR2-8, the window CAGAAATCCGGTCGTGCCGGTCGGGTCGAAAGCGGTGCCGGGCAGATTGGTCGTGCCTGCGAAATTGCCGGTCGCCTGCTCCGCCGTTCCCACAAGCTTGTTGGCCGACGTCCCCTTGTCCTTGCTGTAGTCGCCGGACAGCGTCACGCGTGCCGCGCCGCCATCGTCCCATTTCAGCTTGCCGCGCAGGTTCCAATTGTCATTCTCCCCCTCGCGTCGGGCGCTGTCATAGCCGGCCGCCGAAAAGGCGTTGAAGGACGGCGCATTGTTGGCGCGCTGGTCGGGATAGGGGATGCGCTTGAGGAAACCGTCGCGGCTCTTGATCCCGAAAGTGAGCGCTGAACTCAGGTCTTCCGTGATCGGAACCGTCACCGATCCGCGCGCATGCAGCAAGCCATAGCTGCCCACGGTCACGTCCCCGGCCGCCTTGAACGTCTTGCCCGGATCGGTGGTCACGATCGATATCGCGCCGCCGATGGTATTGCGGCCGAACAGCGTGCCTTGCGGCCCCTTCAATATTTCCACCCGCTCGACATCCAGCAGATCCTGGTTCGCGCCGACGGTGCGGGCCAGATAGACGCCGTCCAGATAGATGCCTACGCCCGGATCGATATTGAATGCGAAATCGTCCGATCCGATGCCACGGACATAGGCGGCCAGAACGGCCGTCGATCCAGAGAAAGGCGTGCCTGCGTCCAGATTGACGTTCGGCGCGATGGCGGACAGTTGCGACACGCTGCCGACGGCGCGTTCCTGCAAAGCCGCGGCGGTAAAGGCCGAAATGGCGATCGGCACGTCCTGCACATTTTCCGCGCGCTTCTGCGCCGTAACGACGATCTCCGCAATGCCCCCGCTTTGTGCTGCGCTATCGTCCTGGGCAATCGCCGGGATCACCCAGGCGGTGGATGCCATCAGCGCCGCTATCGTCAGTTTGCCCATCTCTCATATCCTCCATAATCATCCCGCCTGTCCCGACGGGCTAAGCCTTGGTCATAGTGCCGTGACATCGGCAGGTCTTGGACCTGCGCGAACGGCGTATCAGGACGGATGCGAACCGCCGTTGCGCCACTGGCTGGGCGACAAGCCGAATTTCCGGCGGAAGCACCGCGTAAAGAAGGCGGAATCGCTGAAACCGACGGCAAAGGCGATGTCGGTAATCGTGCGGCCGTCCGCCAGCGACAGAAGCTGCGCCGCTTTGTCCAGCCTGCGGGTCGTGATGAATGCGGTCGGAGTCGCGCCGACATGGCGAAAGAAGCTTTTCTGCACCGTTCGGGACGACAGGTTGAGCGCCTGTCCTATCAGTGCAGTGCCCAGATCGGGATGGTCCAGATTGGCGAGAGCGAAATCGACAGGAGAAGGCGACGGTGCCGTCGGCATAGCGCGCGCCGCGCCGCGTCGGCAGACCATGCGCGCCGCGTCGGCCAGCAGCACACCCGCTTCGGCGTCCAAGTCGTCGAACCGCTCGCGCTGGGTCCACAGGCCCTGCAATAGATGCGAGAGGAGGGCGACGTTTGGGTTCTGCGCAGACAGAAGGCGCCCGTGCCAATCCTGCACCATGATGTCCGGTCCCATCAGGGCTTTGGGCACTTGCAGGATCAGGCAATCATTATAATGGGATATATCGAGCGTATAAGGCTGATGATCGTCCACGACCGCGATGTCGCCTTGTGCGACGTTATTGATCTGGTCGCCATGGACCATTGTCATGCGACCACGATGCAGCAGATGGAACAACAGATGCTGGTCGTCGCTGTCGTTCGATACGCGACTGACCTGCGCCCGCTCGCTCAATGCCCTTGCCAGGCCGATCGGGCCTAAAGACAAGCGGACCAGCTCTGCCCTGATGCCTTCGGGTGCATGGGCGGTCATGCCCGGAAAAGCGTCCGCGACCACTTCCCGCCAAAAGATATGGCGGCGCGATGCAGGAATCAGGCGCGTGGAAAAATGTTCGACCGCATTCATCGCACCATCTCCCGTGGCGCGTAAGATGCGGATGCAGTCATGGCATTAGGCTGGCCCATATACCCCCTCCTTGCCCGTCGCTTTCCCATTATGTTTCCACGAACCGGCACAGACATTGTGTCACAAGCATACAAATACTGCAAGTGGGCACGCGCGGTCGAAGCGGCGTTTCGTCGTTGAGCAATCCGCATATGCAAGGAACCGCATAGGCGACTGGCCGGTTGGAGGTCCGCAACCCAAGGAGCAGCATTGCCAACGATCCTCGAAACCATCACAGTAGCTGCCCGCGACCGCGCGCGCATGACGGAAGTCAGCGCGGTGATCGCGCGGTTCGGTCTGGAATCGCTGCTTACGCGCATGGGGCTTGCAGGGGGCAAAGTCGCGGGCGCCAGCGACGAGTCCGATCTGCCCACGCGGATTCGCCGCGCGCTCGAAGCGCTCGGACCGACCTATGTGAAGCTTGGCCAGATCCTTGCCACGCGGCGCGACATGTTGTCCGCCGAATGGATCGCCGCCTTCGAACAGCTTCAAAGCGACGCGCCGCAGTTGCCGTTCGACACGCTGCGCGCGCAGGTCGAAACCGCCCTTGGCGAAGCACCGGAAACCGCCTTCGCCCGTTTCGACACTGAACCGCTTGCCGCCGCGTCGATCGCACAGGTCCATCGCGCGACCCTGCATGACGGCACGGAAGTCGTGGTGAAAATCCGTCGCCCCGGCATCCGCAAGGCGATGGAAGCGGACCTGCGGCTATTGCGCCACCTGGCGGCTATCGTGGAACAACGCAGCGCGGCTGCCCGGCGGATGATGCCGTCGGCCATGATCGGGCAACTCGGCCGCGAAATCCTGGACGAACTGGATTTCACCAACGAAGGCCGCAATGCCGACCTGTTGCGCGCCGACCTCGGGTCGATCGATCGGATCATCGTGCCGACCATCCATTGGCAGCATGTGAGCGAGAGCCTGTTGGTGATCGACTATGTCGCGGGTGTGCCGCCGCGAGACCCGGCCGTGCTGCGGGCTGCCGGGATCGACCCCTCCGCGATCGCCAGGCTGGGTGCGCGGCTGGTCCTGGAGATGGTGCTCGTGACTGGTCGCTTCCATGCCGATCCGCATCCCGGCAACCTCCTGTGTCTGCCGTCGTCAGGAGCGGAAGGGCAGGACCGTCTGGCGTTGCTCGACCTGGGTTCGGTGGGCTTTGTCAGTCCCCGCCGCCAGCATGAATTTCTGACGTTCATCCTCTCCCTGCGCGGCAATGATCCAGCCGGTGTCGCCGATATGCTGGCGTCATGGTCGCAAGCTGGCGAAGTCCCGCGCGAAAGATTGCTGGTCGCTGCCGAGCGCCTCGTCGCCCGGCACGGGACAGGTGCGCTCGTGCTCAGCGCGATGGTGGCGGACTTCTTCCCGTTGTTGCGGAGCGAAGGGATGGTGCTCCCGCCGGATCTGGTCCTCATCTTCAAGGCGATGGTGACGATGGATGGCGTGCTGGCGGGTATCGCGCCGGACTTCGACCTTGCGGAGGCGCTGGGTGAGATGCGCGGTCGGCTGATAGCGTCTCGGCTGGCAAGCCTGGCGGCGTCCGACCGGATCGAGCCGCTTCTACTGGAATTGTCGCGCCTGTCCGCCAATGCACCGGCGCTGATACGCGCCGCCACTGCGCGGCTGGAACAAAGCGGCGCGCGACAGGAAGACACGCAATTGCCATCCGCGATCCGGCATAGCGGTTGGCTGGTGGCAGGTGCCATCATGCTCCACGCCGTGGCGCTATTGATAGCAGGGCTGGCACATTAGTTGACAAGACCGCAGCTATCGCGGTGCTCAGCTTAATATTCGGCGCACAGCTTTCACGGTTCGTCGATCACCCGGAATATCCCGCCGCTGCTCAGATCCCGGACCAGATCGACGCGCTTTCCATCCCAATGATAGTCCAGATGCCGTCCCTGCACCGGGTTGGCCGCGCAGTCGGGGTAGAATAGTCCGACGCATTCTCCCCCGGACTGCCGCACGCTGGGATAGACAATGCCGTCCGAACCATCTGCCCGCAGGGCGCTGCCAACCTGTTGCGCCACTTTATAATCATCCGTAGCGAAACAGGCGTCGAACCGATCACCCAGGCCGCGCAGATCGTGGAGGTCTGCACGAACCGTCAGGATGATTTCGCGGAACTGCGATGTCCAACCGGATTTCTCTGCGGTTCGCGCCATGAAGCGGCTGTGGTGATGGATCGTCTCGAACAAAGCGGTCTCATAGGTCTTGGCGATATAGAGAACGCCATAGCGGCCATCGGAAAAGCGGCTTGGCCGGTCGGTGCTGATATGGGTGAAGGATGCCATAAGATAGGATGCGCCATGACCACCAACGCGGCGGTCCAAAGGGACAAGGTCCAGATTGCCGACCGACGCCATGATGCGTGGATTGCTCTTCTGCTCGGCTGACAGGAGCAGCGCCCAGTCCGCCGGATCGGCTATGTCCTCGAACAGATCGATGGGCGGATGGATGCTGCGGATGATACGCACCGCGCGGTCCCATGCGATTGTGCGGACCGGAATTGCGTCGATCGGAATCACCAGCCGCCACGTTCCGCATCGAGATAGCGCCGCACGCGCATGAGGTCGGTCAATTCGCCGCCCAGCATGATGCCCAGCGCACTGGCTCCGCCAAAGGCGGCATTGCCCGCCTTCACCCAGTCATAGGCGCGTTGCGGTTCCTGAAAGATCAGGCGCAGCGCCTTATGTATGCCCATCAGGTTGGAAAGCCGTGCCAGCCCATCGCGCGACATCCGGCCTGCACCCTCCGCTTTCCAACGGCGATAGGTGCGCACCGGCATATCGGTCAGGATGGCAGCCTGCTCATCCGTGATGCCCCATTTTCCGAATAGATTGATCGCGGCACGGAACATTGCGACGCCCTCCGCCTGCGTAACAGGGGAAGGGTAGAAGGGAAGCTCCATAGTATCAATTTGTTGCAACAAGGCCATGCCATATCTCCATATGGCATTAAATAGTGTAAAATTAGCCAAATGGCAACATCGGTCTCGTGTCGTCGTTCAGGACTTCGCGACGGAATTCCAGCTATCGGCGAAACTTGGCGAGGCGATGAAACTGGCTGGCTGCGGCAGCGTAGGGGGCGGATCGCAGACGCCTTCCTCTATGTAACGCATCGCCGCCATCAGTCCGCTCCGGGAAAAAGGCTTGGCGATGATCCCATGTGCCCCACAATAATCGTCGGGCACTTTCTTGGGATTGGCCGTGACGAACACGATGAAGGTTTGCGCCCAGCGTTCGCGGATCAGGCGGCAGACATCCAGGCCGCTGGTGCCACGCGCAAGCTGGATGTCGACGAACGCAAGATCGGGCGCCACGTCGTCGCCAAGCGCCTCGACATCGTAAAGCGATGCCGCTTCCGCCACGACCCGGTGCCCCGAATCCTCGACCATCGCTTCCATATCCATGGCCAGCAACGCTTCATCCTCCACGATGAGGATATCGAGCGGGGCGACGGGGCGCTTCATGCCGCACCCACGGGGAAGGAAATCGTCACTCTAGTGCCGGGCGCCGCATCGTCCCAGACGACCTGCGCGCCGACTTGCCGCGAAAGCCGCTTGATCAGAGCCGCACCAAGTCCGCCCGATCCCGGCGTACCGCTTTCGATGCCCGGACCATCATCGGTTATGATGATCGACGCGGTGTCGCCCAGCGGCTTTGCCGCCACATGCAGACGCCCGCTCCGCCCGTCGACAAAGGCATGTTTCATCGCATTGGTCAGCACTTCGTTCAGCACCAGGCCCAGCGCCGCCGCCTGACCCGACGGAATTTCCACCGGTTCGATGTCCGTCTCAACGTCGATATCGGTGCGGCCGCTGGCGCCTAGGACATCCGATACGAGATTTTCCGTAAACGCTCCCAGGTCGAAGCGGGTCACATCGTCGGACTGATAGAGACGACGATGCACCGTGGCGAGCGCGTCGATCCGTTCCATCATCGTTTCCAGCTTGGCCGCGATGGCCGGATCGCCGATCGTGCGGGCCTGCAGGCGCAGCAGCGACCCGATCATGGTAAGATTATTCTTCACCCGATGATCGACTTCGTGGAGCAGAAGCGTCTTCGCCTCCAGCGCCATCTCCAAATCCCTTGTGCGGCGCTCCACCTCGCGCTCGACGATCGCCTTCTGCTCGGTGATCATCGCCTGCGCATCCACGCGGTCGGTAATATCGAGCTGGGACGCGAAGAAGAACTGGATGTCGCCCGCCGCATTATGCACCGGGCTAAGATAGAGCGCATTCCAGAAGGTCGAACCATCCTTGCGGTAATTCAGCAGGTCGATGTCGATATTATGGCCTGTTTCGATCGCTTCGCGAACGCGAGCTACGGCGGCCTTGTCGGTGTCCGGACCCTGCAGGAAGCGGCAATTGCGTCCGATAATCTCGTCGCGGTCATAACCGGTGAGCTTCTGAAAAGCCTCGTTGCAGAAGATGATCGGATTGTCATGCTTTGCCGGGTCGGTGATGACCATCGGCATGCGGGTCGCGCGGACCGCAGCGGCGAAGGGGTCGCCCGATCCCGTCTCATGCTTGATGTCGCCCGTCAAATGCCAGTCGTCGCGATCGTTCATGCTTGCTCCGTTGCGGCGCGGATCGACCCGCTGCTACCACTTATCGGCAAGAGAACCCCCGACCACGCCTCGCGTTCCTGCAAAGATTGTTCATGTCTGGGGTGAGGTTGGCAGACGCCTGATCGCCTCTTGGCAATATTTGGCTATCGATCGTTTCGTTCAATGATCCTTTGGCTGCGCGACAAGCCTTAACGCCTTACCTTCCCCAGGTTCATCCAGCGGCGTCTTAAAGATTGAGAATGATAGCGCTATCATTTATTAGCAGTGAGCGTTATTAGAGCGACATAGAGCAAGGAGAGGAATTCATGACGATGCGCACCATCATCCGCCATGGCTGGCCACTGGCATTAGGTCTGGCCTTGGCCGCATGCCAGCAGGCGCCACAGAAAGCGCAAGCGTCGGATACCAAAAGCGCCAAGGCGGAGAAGCGCGCCGCATCCGAATATCTGTCCCAGCCGCTGGTCACGGATATGTATACGGCCGATCCGTCCGCCCATGTGTGGGACGGCAAGATCTACGTCTATCCCAGCCACGACATCGATGGCCCGACGCCCGAAGACGATCTGGGCGCGCACTTCGAAATGCGCGACTATCACGTGCTGTCGATGGACAAGATCGGTGGACCGGTCACGGTCGGCCCGGTCGCGCTTGATGTCAAGGATGTGCCTTGGGCGCAAAAGCAGATGTGGGCACCCGACGCCGCGCGCAAGAATGGCACTTATTATCTCTATTTCCCGGCGAAGGACAAGGAAGGCGCTTTCCGCATCGGCGTCGCCACGTCCAAAAATCCGATGGGTCCGTTCAAGGCCGAGCCGCAACCGATCAAGGGCAGCTATTCGATCGATCCGGCCGTGTTCACCGACGATGACGGCGCCAGCTACATGTATTTCGGCGGCATCTGGGGCGGGCAGCTCCAGCGGAATATCGGCGGGAAATATGACGCCAAAGGCTCCAAGACCGACCTGGGCAAAGACGACCAGCCCGCACTCGCGCCGCGCGTCGCTAAGCTGACCGGCGACATGCTGCAATTCACCGAAACGCCGCGCGCCGTTCAGATAGTTGATGACAAGGGCAAGGCTTTGCTCGGCGGCGACCATGATCGCCGCTTCTTCGAAGCGTCCTGGATGCACAAATATAAGGGCAAATATTATTTCAGCTATTCGACCGGCGACACCCATTATCTCGCCTACGCCATAGGCGACTCGCCCTATGGTCCCTTCACTTACAAGGGTCGGATCCTGGAGCCGGTCGAAGGATGGACCACCCATCATTCGATCGTCGAATGGAATGGCCGCTGGTGGTTGTTCTACGCCGATACGCAGTTGTCGGGACAGACTCGCCTGCGCAACGTCAAGGTGACGGAACTACGCTATAACCCCGATGGCACCATCCAGACCATCAATCCGCTAATTCCGGCCAAGGGCGGGACGCGTTGATCCAAAGCCAGGAACGCGCGATTACCACAAGCGATCGCGCGTCCCTGGATCGTTTTCTCCTCGCCAAGCACATCGTTTGACGCCTGCGCAATCGAGCGTTACCGCGACGGCGATGATCGCCCTGCTATCCCCCGCCAAGACCCTGGACTTCGAACGCGCGCTGCCGCCGCTTGATGCGTCGACCCCGCATTTCGCGGACGAAGCGCGCAGCCTCGCCCGGTCCGCCGCCAATCTGACGCAGAAACGGCTGTCGGAACTGATGCATATCTCGCCGCGCCTCGCGAAGCTCAACGCGGATCGCTTCCGCGATTTCGCCGACCTGCCCGAACGGCCGGCACTCTTCGCCTTCGCCGGCGACGTCTATACCGGCTTCGAAGTGGACACGCTCGATGAAGCGGGCGTGGCTTTCGCGCAGGACCATATCCGCATGTTGTCGGGCCTTTACGGCCTGTTGCGGCCGCTGGACGCCATTCGGCCCTATCGACTGGAAATGGGTACGCGCTGGGCGCCACGCCACAAAAGCCTGACCGACTGGTGGGGCGACCGCATCGCGCAACATCTGCGCGCGCAACTTGCGGAGGAGGGGTCGGGCGTTGTTCTCAATCTCGCCAGCCAGGAATATTATGCAGCCGTCAAGGACAGGCTGCCGGGCGTCCGCGTGATCGACGTCGACTTTCGCGAGCCTGGCCCGAACGGCCCTCGCTTCGTGAGTTTCAATGCCAAGCGCGCGCGCGGCATGATGGCGCGCTGGCTGTGCGAGCATCATGTCACCGATGTGGACGCGATGCGGGGGTTCGACAGCGACGGATATCGGTTCGACGCCGCAGAAAGCGACGCGGACCGCTGGCGTTTCACCCGCACATGAGCGGGGCAGGCAAGACATCGGCCGTCATCATCGGCGCGTCCGGCGGGATCGGTGCGGCACTGGAATCGGCCCTGATCGATGAGGGCACGTTCGACGTCGTCCATGGCTTTGCGCGCTCGCGCAGCGGCCCGCAGCATCTCGACCTGCGCGACGAAGCGAGCATCGTGGCCGCCGCCGCCCATGTCGCAAACGGTCCCATGCCTACCCTGGTGATCGTTGCGACCGGCCTGCTGCATGACGGCGACCAATCGCCCGAAAAGGCGTTGCGCGATCTCGACCCTGATTGGCTGGCGCAACTTTATGCCGTCAATGCGATCGGCCCCGCGCTCGTCGCGAAACATTTCCTGCCGATCATGCCCAAGGCGGGCCGTGCCGTCTTCGCCGCGTTGTCGGCGCGGGTGGGATCGATCAGCGACAATCGCCTGGGCGGCTGGCACGGCTATCGCGCGTCGAAGGCGGCGCTCAACATGCTGGTCCGCACCCTTGCGATAGAGGAACGTCGTCGCAACGACCGCTCGATCGTCGTGACCCTCCACCCCGGCACGGTCGCTACGCCTCTGTCGCGCCCGTTTCAGACCAACGTCCCCAAAGGACGCCTGTTCGATCCGGAGCGCGCCGCGTTGCAATTGCTGGACGTGATCGAAGGGTTGAAGCCGTCCGACAGCGGCAAGCTGTTCGACTATCAGGGCGAAGAAGTACCGTTCTGACTGCGGGACGCGACCGATATCATCGTCCTGTGCCGCTCAATCGATCCGCTGAAGCGCGATGTGGCGAAATTCGATCGGATGGCCTTCCCCCTGCAAGGCGATATAGCCCTGCTTGAGCGATAGCACGCCGCCCGCGGCTGCGATCAGAGGCTTGGCGTCTTCGTAGTCCGGATCGAGTTCGATGTCGGAATATTGCAAGACGGGCTTGCCGTCGATGAAGTGCGTGACCTGGCCCGATGGGAGGACTTCGAGTTCCGCCTTCGTCCAGCGTCCGGCGGGCAGCAGCGGTGCGCTCGACAGAATACAGTGCCGGGGGTCGCGTTTGCCCTGAAAGACGACCGTCGTTCCGGGCGTACAGACATTGCCCGACGGTTCCTCTGTCGGCCGTGGCGTGGCGAGCAATTGCATCTCCAGGCTGACGGGAAAGTCCTGGTCACGGCGCATGGTTTCGGGTGCCTGCGCATGGAACATCAGGCCGGAATTGGTCGACTGCCACACTTTGATGCCGGGCAGCGACTGGCCGAACAGCCGATATTCGAACCGGACGCGAAAGGCCTTGAGCGGCGCTTTCCAGAAGAGATGGCCGAACTCGCCGTTGAAACTCTTGTAATTGGCATGCGATACGCGGATCGCGCCGTCCTGAACGACGAACATGTGGAGCGGATCTTCACCCACCGCCCGTCCGGTGATCTTGGGCGTCCACCCATCGAGCGACTTGCCGTCGAAAATCGGCTCCCATCGCGCGTCCGGCGCCGGTGCAGCGCCTGTCAGCAGTCCCATGATCGCAAGCGCATATAATTTCATCGGTCGGCCATCCAGTCGATTTCGAGACGGCGGAAACTGTGCTTGATCCCAAGCGCTTAGTCCAGAGCACATGCAATGTTACGCCGCCCTATATGGTTCCAGGTCAGGCGATCGCCACGATCCTTGCCCGGCTGCCGCGAACCTGTGGCTCGTCCGATAATGTGGCGTCTAGCACTGCTCCAACCTCTTTGGTCGGGCCTTGACCCGGTCGGCAGGGCAGGGCCTTTGAGCGCTGCAACCGGCCTTTCACGGTTCGGTTCGTGGTCCCGATCGGGCAATGATGCTCATCCCGTCTGCGGCTGCTGCGCGAAGCTGCTGTTGAGATGCAGATATCTGTCGTCGAACTCGCCTATGGCCGCCAATCGCGCGAAGTCGAGGATTTCGACGGTCCGTTGATGCCGGGTGATCAACTCGTCTTCCGCTAATGCGCGAAAGGTTCGGCTTACATGAACCGTGGTCAGCGCCAGCGCATCGCCTAGTTGTTCCTGCGTCATCGGCAGGTCGAACAGATTGCGTTGCCCCAGTCCTGCAATCTCCATCCGCGTCGCCAGATCGCATAATATATGCGCCATGCTGGCGCGCGCATTGCGACGGCTCGCATTCAGGCCCCACTCCTGAATGAGTGCGGCATTGGCCAGCGTTTCATACCACATGGCCTGGCCGACGGCCGGGTGCGACAATGCGATGGCGCGGATGGCATCGATCGGTATTAACGCGACCTCGACGCTGCTCAAAGCCTGAACATTCTGATCCGCCCGCTGGAGTATCGCATTTTGCAGATCGATGAGGTCGCCTGCCATGTGCAGCGAAAAAATCTGACGCCGCCCGTCGCCGGAGATTCTATGCTGGAAAGCAAAACCGGACAGCAGGAGACAAATGGAACTGGGCTGGTCGTTCTCCCGCGCGATGAACTCATGAACCCGCATTTTACGCACAATATGGGGGAGCGCCAGCACAGCAGCCTGATCGCGTGGATCGAGAGGCATTCTGAGCATGAGTTTGCTGAGCATTTGTGACAAGGACAGGGAGATTTTCACATACGCTCCGTTCGTTGACGGGAGCGTTTTAAATCTCTCAGCCATCGGCGGCCGGATATTGGGCCGATGATGGATATAGCTTACATCGAAACGACTTACGTGTCTCTGTGTTATTCGTTTATGATGATAACATGGATCAACTGACAGCATCGTCCAATCTGCATTTCCTAGCGTCTAAATCCTTCCCTCGGCTTGTCGTTAGCTTTCTATGGGTTTTGAATGGAATCAACCGATCCATCGCGTGCGCGGTCGGATCGAGAAGATGTCGACCTTTGGTCGCCTTCGGCCGGGTCATGGAAGCGATGGAACGGCCTGCGCCGACTGCGTTGGCGGGGCCTCGCCAAAGGCTCTCCTGAGCGCAGTCGAAAAGTCCTTCTCGCGGCCATCGCCTACAACTTCAGGCGCAGGATGAATATTCTTTCCGTGCCAGCGTTATGTGCCTTCGCCAGCAAAGCATAGGCCGGATCGAACGCTCGTCGAACATCTCTGCGATGTCATAGTGCTACGACCAACCGCGCACAGCTTTCCTACGTGGCCGGTGTGATGGCGGCAGATCGGGTTTCGCCAATCTGCTTGCGCAGCGCCTTCTTATCGATCTTGCCGACGCTGGTCTTGGGCAGAGCGGCGACGATCAGGATGCCGTCGGGCAAAGCATAACGGCTCAGATGACCCGCTTCGCAGAACGGGCGCAGATGCGTTCGGATGTCATCAAGGCTGACGGCTGGCTGGTTCGGTCGGAGCACGATCGCGCCGAACGGTCGTTCGCCCCACTGATCGTCGGGGACGCCGACAAAGGCTGCCTCGGCAATGGCAGGATGGCGGATCGTGTAATCCTCCAGCACGGCAGAAGACACCCATTCGCCGCCCGTCTTGATAACATCCTTGAGCCGGTCGACGATGCGGATGGCGCCATCCACATCCTGCTCCGCTATGTCCTGGGTGTGCAGCCAGCCGCCATGCCACAATTCCGCCGACGCCGCGTCGTTGCCGACATAGCCTTGGGTCAGCCATGGTGCGCGCACTTCCAGTTCGGCCGTGGTGTCGCCCCGCAATTGAACCTGCACCAGTGGGATTGGAAAACCGGCGCGGCTCGCGCCGTCCTCGACCGTTGCATTGCCAGAACGCGCCAGGGATATGACCGGCCCCGTTTCGGACATGCCATAGCCTGCAATCGCATGAATATTGTGCCGCGCGGCCCGATCCGCCAATGTCGCAGGCAGGCTGCTTCCCCCAATCACCAT includes:
- a CDS encoding 3-keto-disaccharide hydrolase, which produces MKLYALAIMGLLTGAAPAPDARWEPIFDGKSLDGWTPKITGRAVGEDPLHMFVVQDGAIRVSHANYKSFNGEFGHLFWKAPLKAFRVRFEYRLFGQSLPGIKVWQSTNSGLMFHAQAPETMRRDQDFPVSLEMQLLATPRPTEEPSGNVCTPGTTVVFQGKRDPRHCILSSAPLLPAGRWTKAELEVLPSGQVTHFIDGKPVLQYSDIELDPDYEDAKPLIAAAGGVLSLKQGYIALQGEGHPIEFRHIALQRID
- a CDS encoding Crp/Fnr family transcriptional regulator codes for the protein MAERFKTLPSTNGAYVKISLSLSQMLSKLMLRMPLDPRDQAAVLALPHIVRKMRVHEFIARENDQPSSICLLLSGFAFQHRISGDGRRQIFSLHMAGDLIDLQNAILQRADQNVQALSSVEVALIPIDAIRAIALSHPAVGQAMWYETLANAALIQEWGLNASRRNARASMAHILCDLATRMEIAGLGQRNLFDLPMTQEQLGDALALTTVHVSRTFRALAEDELITRHQRTVEILDFARLAAIGEFDDRYLHLNSSFAQQPQTG